From the genome of Lotus japonicus ecotype B-129 chromosome 6, LjGifu_v1.2, one region includes:
- the LOC130723842 gene encoding uncharacterized protein LOC130723842 codes for MGHSSKHYPRSPTYLYPSVVALSLFSITVLLLYKVDDVVSRTGTVVGHNLEPTPWHVFPHKTFDEESRHGRAYKIIQCSYLTCRYSSPDGDEERRRFEAAAASGGGDCPDFFRAIRKDLEPWAATRISRAHVEEAQKYAAFRVVIVGGKMFVDWYYACVQSRAMFTVWGILQLLRKYPGLVPDVDLMFDCMDKPTINRTEHLSMPLPLFRYCTTKEHFDIPFPDWSFWGWSEINIRPWQEEFPDIKRGSQAVSWKNKMAWAYWRGNPDVASPIRVELLNCNDTRMWGAQIMRQDWGEAARSGFKESKLSKQCNHRYKIYAEGYAWSVSLKYILSCGSVTLIISPSQYEDFFTRGLIPRQNSWPVDPLNLCPSIKNAVDWGNQHPREAEAIGKRGQDFMESLSMDRIYDYMLHLISEYAKLQDFKPSPPPTALEVCSESVLCFADDKQRMFLSKSTTSPSQTPPCTLKPA; via the exons atgGGACACTCTTCCAAACACTACCCACGTTCCCCCACTTACCTCTACCCCTCCGTCGTCGCTCTCTCCCTCTTCTCCATCACCGTGCTCCTCCTTTACAAG GTAGACGACGTCGTTTCCCGCACCGGCACGGTGGTCGGACACAACCTAGAACCGACGCCGTGGCACGTTTTCCCACACAAGACCTTCGACGAAGAGTCCCGCCATGGCCGCGCGTACAAGATCATACAGTGCTCTTACCTGACATGCCGCTACTCCAGCCCCGACGGCGATGAGGAGCGTCGCCGATTTGAAGCCGCCGCCGCCTCCGGTGGCGGCGACTGCCCGGATTTCTTCCGGGCGATCCGGAAGGATCTGGAGCCGTGGGCGGCGACCCGGATTTCGAGGGCGCACGTGGAGGAGGCGCAGAAGTACGCGGCGTTCAGGGTGGTGATTGTTGGAGGGAAGATGTTTGTGGATTGGTACTATGCTTGTGTGCAGAGCAGAGCCATGTTCACGGTTTGGGGGATTTTGCAGCTTCTGAGGAAGTACCCTGGGTTGGTGCCTGATGTGGATTTGATGTTTGATTGCATGGATAAGCCTACTATCAACAGAACTGAACACCTGTCAATGCCATTGCCACTGTTTCGATATTGCACCACCAAGGAACACTTTGACATCCCTTTCCCTGATTGGTCTTTCTGGGGTTG GTCAGAGATAAATATACGTCCATGGCAGGAGGAGTTCCCGGATATCAAGCGAGGTTCTCAAGCTGTGAGTTGGAAAAATAAGATGGCATGGGCATACTGGAGAGGAAACCCAGATGTTGCATCTCCGATTCGTGTTGAATTACTAAATTGTAATGATACTAGGATGTGGGGAGCACAAATTATGCGTCAG GATTGGGGTGAAGCTGCAAGAAGTGGCTTTAAGGAGTCTAAACTTTCAAAACAGTGTAATCACCG GTATAAGATTTATGCTGAAGGGTATGCATGGTCTGTGAGTTTAAAATATATTCTCTCGTGTGGTTCCGTTACGCTAATTATATCACCCTCCCAGTATGAAGATTTTTTCACTCGAGGCCTTATTCCAAGACAAAACTCTTGGCCTGTTGATCCTCTAAATCTATGTCCATCTATAAAGAATGCTGTCGACTGGGGAAACCAACACCCACGAGAG GCCGAGGCTATAGGTAAAAGGGGGCAGGATTTTATGGAAAGCTTGAGCATGGATCGAATTTATGATTACATGTTGCACCTTATATCGGAATACGCAAAACTACAGGACTTCAAGCCTTCTCCACCCCCGACCGCCCTGGAAGTCTGCTCAGAATCGGTGCTTTGCTTTGCTGATGACAAGCAGAGGATGTTCCTGAGCAAGTCAACTACCTCCCCTTCACAAACCCCTCCTTGCACTCTCAAACCTGCCTAG
- the LOC130725946 gene encoding putative serine/threonine-protein kinase-like protein CCR3 has protein sequence MTPKAAHFTLALSLAAIFTITAVNALGSASTTAITYGTATICGIVAGEPDQNIQCYRNGTHIPLILPNVSFQAISGGRSFFCGLRSGGYSLHCWDTTAPALVFRPRRLYHNELVQLSDVAVGDDQVCARELKSGVVRCWRGGGGNGLEFLSPEKGLRFRSITSGCGFSCGILKENNRVWCWGKGENGDNIHTNFGNLSMSTLVAGVSHVCGLTFNGVLVCGGNNGSGQLGVPFSSPSSFSGLALGEDFTCAIKRRNGLIECFGGGCSKFRFDLIQGVSYESIVAGLDFVCGVTTKNLSVICWGPGWSKLQLPSDLPLGMVLPGPCVKNGCGSCGMYPNSDMLCHGSGSICYSCQIEVPQAVPLLPSSPGLPRQQFNSSAGDKNLSESLAFLIVGSIGAFAGLCTILYLLWIGARKFFKKKVDNSVQPTNSESDAYDDMDPMPNLCSNVTPTLRSYSSKMLSSRRFRSGSSSKQLDRTESFSLCELAEATDNFSVGNKIGAGSFGSVYKGKLADGREVAVKRGDTSTKKKKFQEKEIAFDSELLLLSRLHHKHLVRLIGFCEENEERLLVYEYMSNGSLHDHLHNKNNVEKGSSILNSWKMRIKIALDAARGIEYLHNYAVPPIIHRDIKSSNILLDSNWNARVSDFGLSLIWTESESEQEVVSTKAVGTVGYIDPEYYVLNVLTTKSDVYGLGVVLLELLTGEKAVFKAKDGSGPIGLVEYAEPKIAAGEVWSVLDYRIGEPEVNEVESLELMAYTAMDCVNLEGKGRPDMTNIVANLERALAFVEYSPGSISRSSFSAPL, from the coding sequence ATGACACCAAAAGCGGCACATTTCACTCTCGCTTTATCCCTCGCCGCCATTTTCACCATAACCGCCGTCAACGCCCTCGGCTccgcctccaccaccgccaTCACCTACGGCACCGCCACCATCTGCGGCATAGTAGCCGGTGAACCCGACCAGAACATCCAATGCTACCGAAACGGCACACATATCCCCTTGATCCTCCCCAACGTTTCCTTCCAGGCAATCTCCGGTGGCCGGAGCTTCTTCTGCGGCCTCCGCTCCGGCGGCTACAGCCTCCATTGTTGGGACACCACTGCACCAGCGTTGGTTTTCCGACCCAGGAGGCTGTATCACAATGAACTGGTGCAGTTGAGTGATGTAGCAGTTGGTGATGATCAAGTTTGTGCTAGAGAGTTGAAGTCTGGTGTGGTAAGATGTTGgagaggtggtggtggaaatgggTTGGAATTTCTTTCCCCTGAGAAGGGTTTGAGGTTTCGAAGCATCACTTCTGGGTGTGGTTTTTCTTGTGGGATATTGAAGGAGAACAATAGAGTTTGGTGTTGGGGTAAAGGTGAAAATGGTGATAACATTCATACAAATTTTGGGAATTTGTCAATGTCAACATTAGTTGCTGGGGTGTCTCATGTTTGTGGTTTGACTTTTAATGGGGTTTTGGTTTGTGGGGGAAACAATGGTTCTGGTCAACTGGGTGTTCCTTTTAGTTCACCATCAAGTTTTTCAGGTCTTGCTTTGGGGGAAGATTTCACTTGTGCTATTAAGCGCAGAAATGGACTTATTGAGTGTTTTGGAGGTGGCTGCAGCAAGTTCAGGTTTGATTTGATTCAGGGTGTTTCTTATGAGTCCATTGTTGCTGGTTTGGATTTTGTTTGTGGGGTCACAACTAAGAATTTGTCTGTGATTTGCTGGGGTCCTGGTTGGTCTAAGCTTCAATTGCCTAGTGATCTTCCTCTGGGAATGGTTCTTCCAGGTCCATGTGTTAAGAATGGTTGTGGTTCTTGTGGTATGTATCCAAATTCTGATATGCTCTGTCATGGATCTGGAAGCATTTGCTATTCATGCCAGATTGAAGTTCCACAAGCTGTGCCATTGCTACCATCATCACCAGGTTTACCCAGGCAACAGTTTAATTCCTCAGCGGGAGATAAAAACTTGAGTGAATCCTTGGCCTTTCTGATTGTTGGATCAATTGGGGCTTTTGCAGGGCTATGCACAATTCTTTATCTCCTTTGGATTGGAGCAAGAaagttttttaagaaaaaagttGATAATTCTGTGCAACCCACAAATAGCGAGTCTGATGCCTATGATGATATGGATCCCATGCCTAATCTTTGTTCAAATGTGACACCAACATTAAGATCTTATTCTAGCAAAATGCTCAGCTCAAGAAGATTCAGGAGTGGTTCATCATCAAAGCAATTAGACAGGACAGAGAGTTTCTCATTATGTGAACTAGCTGAGGCCACCGACAATTTCTCAGTGGGTAACAAGATAGGCGCTGGTAGTTTTGGCAGTGTTTACAAAGGCAAGCTAGCAGACGGTCGCGAAGTGGCGGTTAAAAGAGGAGATACCAGCACTAAGAAGAAGAAATTCCAGGAGAAAGAAATTGCTTTTGATTCTGAATTGCTATTGCTGTCCCGGCTTCACCACAAGCACTTGGTGAGGCTAATCGGGTTCTGTGAGGAGAACGAAGAGCGGCTTCTGGTTTACGAGTACATGAGCAACGGATCGCTCCATGATCATTTACATAACAAGAATAATGTTGAGAAAGGTAGCAGCATTTTGAATTCTTGGAAGATGAGGATCAAAATTGCTTTAGATGCTGCTAGGGGAATTGAGTACCTTCACAACTACGCAGTGCCTCCCATAATTCACAGAGATATTAAGTCATCTAATATATTGTTAGATTCAAATTGGAATGCTAGAGTTTCTGATTTTGGATTGTCATTAATTTGgactgagagtgagagtgagcaAGAAGTGGTGTCCACCAAAGCTGTTGGAACTGTTGGGTACATTGACCCTGAGTACTATGTGCTGAATGTGCTAACCACAAAGAGTGATGTGTATGGTTTGGGAGTGGTGTTGTTGGAGCTTCTGACAGGAGAGAAAGCAGTGTTCAAAGCAAAAGATGGGTCAGGGCCTATTGGTTTGGTGGAATATGCTGAGCCAAAAATAGCAGCAGGAGAGGTGTGGAGTGTGTTGGATTACAGAATTGGAGAGCCGGAAGTGAATGAGGTTGAGTCTCTTGAGCTCATGGCTTACACTGCCATGGATTGTGTGAACTTGGAGGGGAAGGGGAGGCCTGACATGACCAACATTGTTGCTAACTTGGAGAGGGCATTGGCTTTTGTTGAGTACAGTCCTGGTAGCATCTCTAGATCTTCATTCTCTGCACCTCTTTAG